Proteins from one Pontibacter korlensis genomic window:
- a CDS encoding cold-shock protein has translation MNNGTVKFFNDLKGFGFIKETNSDQEYFVHVSGLVHEIQENDTVTFDLQEGRKGLNAVNVKRV, from the coding sequence ATGAATAACGGAACAGTAAAATTCTTTAATGACCTGAAAGGGTTCGGGTTTATCAAAGAAACAAATTCAGATCAGGAGTACTTTGTACACGTATCTGGCCTGGTGCATGAGATACAGGAAAATGACACGGTAACTTTTGACCTGCAAGAAGGAAGAAAAGGACTAAACGCAGTTAACGTAAAACGCGTTTAG
- a CDS encoding fatty acid desaturase family protein produces MSQKIKFINTNKSEFFATVRKRVDAYFKESGISKNGNLLMWTKAIFFLVGFFSLYALILTGWLNSYAMVIAAAALGAFAAFIGFNICHDAIHGSFSGSSKANKGLSYFFYLIGANPYLWNISHNVVHHTYTNIPGHDEDIEVAPGLIRLDESEKVNRIQRYQHLYAFWLYGLASLSWVLRKDYVKFFQKKIGQHSAKHPRREYFNLFFYKILHYFVFIGVPMLVLNLAWWQAAIGFLVMHLAEGIVMGLVFQLAHVVEGTDFPVPTEKGNVEEAWAVHQMRTTANFAPKSALASFFLGGLNRQIEHHLFPKVCHIHYPAISSIVRQTALEFGLPYLENPTFNSALKSHYRMLRTLGKEAYAVQESSRGKVYPVAA; encoded by the coding sequence ATGTCTCAAAAGATAAAATTCATCAACACAAATAAGTCGGAGTTCTTTGCCACTGTACGTAAGCGGGTGGATGCCTACTTCAAGGAAAGTGGGATTTCCAAAAACGGTAACCTACTGATGTGGACCAAGGCTATTTTCTTCTTGGTTGGCTTTTTCAGCCTTTATGCTTTGATCCTTACAGGATGGCTTAACTCTTATGCTATGGTTATTGCGGCTGCAGCTTTAGGTGCTTTCGCTGCGTTTATAGGTTTCAACATTTGCCATGATGCCATACATGGCTCCTTTTCTGGCAGTAGTAAAGCAAACAAGGGGCTTAGCTACTTCTTCTACCTTATTGGTGCAAATCCATACCTGTGGAATATATCACATAATGTTGTACATCATACCTATACCAACATACCGGGACATGATGAGGACATTGAGGTGGCTCCCGGGCTTATCCGCCTGGATGAAAGCGAAAAAGTGAACAGAATCCAACGCTATCAGCACTTGTACGCGTTCTGGCTTTATGGTCTTGCCTCCCTTTCATGGGTGCTACGCAAAGACTATGTTAAGTTCTTCCAGAAGAAGATAGGTCAGCACAGTGCAAAACATCCAAGGAGGGAGTATTTCAACCTTTTCTTCTACAAGATTCTGCATTACTTCGTGTTCATTGGGGTTCCCATGCTGGTCCTAAACCTGGCCTGGTGGCAGGCAGCCATAGGCTTTCTGGTGATGCACCTGGCAGAGGGCATCGTAATGGGTCTAGTGTTTCAACTGGCCCATGTAGTGGAGGGTACCGATTTTCCAGTGCCAACTGAAAAAGGCAACGTGGAAGAGGCCTGGGCTGTCCACCAAATGCGTACAACTGCCAATTTTGCCCCTAAAAGTGCTCTTGCAAGCTTTTTTCTAGGCGGGTTGAACAGGCAGATCGAACACCACCTTTTTCCCAAGGTTTGCCACATTCATTATCCGGCTATTTCTTCTATTGTAAGGCAGACGGCCCTTGAATTTGGTTTGCCGTATCTGGAAAACCCCACTTTCAATTCTGCCCTTAAGTCTCATTACCGGATGCTCCGGACATTAGGAAAAGAGGCATATGCAGTGCAGGAGAGTTCAAGGGGTAAGGTATACCCGGTAGCTGCCTAA